The genomic DNA ACCTGAGTAAACAGTAGGAACGGCTTCCCCGGCAAGGTCCCACTTAATAGCCTCTGCCATTGCGATACCCGTATCATCGTTCATACGCATCACAGTGACATCAAGTTCACCTCTTTCAATCGCTTCAAGTTCAGCAGAGCCACCGCCCCAGCCATTAACTAAGATATCTCGACCCGATTCTCGAATCGCATCCACCGCACCTAAAGCGACATCGGTTGCACATGCATAAATAAAGTCTAGGTCTTTATCGTTCTCTATGCTGATTTTAGCCGCTCGGTAACCACTCTCTTTGTCCGATCTTGTGTAAAAAGAGGATTTTAAATCAAAGTTCGTATCACTGTTTACATCGTGAATGAAGGTATCACCACGGGCATCACTAATATAACCTTCTGAGCGGTACAGAACCGAGTATTTGCTGTTGGGTTTGCTGACTTCTTTGAAGTAATTCGCTAATTTTAAACTGCCCGTTGCATGGTCAAAACCAACATACATGAAGGGTTGTCTATCAGCCCATGCTCGGACTGGCGTAGTGATGTTCTGCAGAATAAGTTTGGTATCAGTAGAGCTCAATACGTGCTCAATAAATTTACGATGGCGCGTCGTGTCCAGCGTAAAGATCAAATAATCGGTTTTATTTTCTATCGCTTCTTGTAACGAGATACTTTGCTGTGCGAGATCCGCGTTCACTCTCGTAAACACTTGGTTAATTTGATAATTAATTCTCAGTTTATCAAGTCGCTTTTCAAAAGCTTGGATGTTACGAACCCAATAATCAGAGATTTGTTGGCCCGGATACACGACAGAAATCGTGATCGGCTCATCCTGGACTCGTTTCAGTGGAACGGGGTGGTTTTGCACAGCCTGAACCATTTTATCGGTTAAGGCTTTTTGTTCAGGAAAGTTAGAAAGGTAATCTTGGTACTCCCAATATCCGTTAAGGACATGGGTTCCGTGGGAGAGAGCGGACGCAGAAAATACGGCTAGTCCAAACAACATCAATAAACGTTTCATATTTTTCTCGTTTTATATGAGCTACTTTGGCTCATTTTTTAACCTAGCATGACACCATCTCTTTGAATGGCTGAAAGATATTATGTAGGACAACGAGGATAAATGATAGCGGCTAGAGCTAATTAGAACGACATTCCAAATGAGTGATATATCAAATGAGAGCGGTAACAGAAAAACTTTAGTGTCACGTGGCTAAACACGCATTCCTAATTTTATATTTTTCAAATAAAAATCAACTATTTAATAAAACCCTCTCGGAATTTTTAATTATTACGATTTTATCAGTAGTCACTATTTTAGGTATGAATTATGAGACTTCGATATATTGAATGTTGTCGTCTTGCCACTCAATGATAAGTTTTAGTGATACTAACTTTTCTTTACGTAACTTAGGTAATTGTTTGATCGCGTATTCGGTTTTCAGAGCCTCACTTTTCGACTGGGTCTCCATACTCCAAACTAACTTCAGCGGCCCCTTGCCTTTTAGGGCTTTGGCACCTTTACCAGTTTGGTGCTGCTCAAAGCGACGTTGTAGATTATTGGTGACACCACAATACAAAGCGTTATGACGATTGCGGATCAGGTACACGACCCAATCCGCCTTGTTCTCAGATTCAGACATTTAAAGCAGAGATTCAACCAGAGCTTTCAACTCGGCTACTTCAGCCCTTAGGCTTGCAACTTCAGACTCTAGCTCTTGCAGCTTCTCACTCGATGCTGACGGTGCTGCAACACCTGCAGATGCCGTCGCAAACGCTTCAACATCGACTTCACCGCTGAGTAAATGCTGATAACGTGACTCACGCTTACCTGCTTCACGCGGCAGTTTAACAACCAAGGCGCCAGCTTCACGGGTCGCTAGCTTTTCGAGCGTTGCTTCCACCTCTTTTACATCAGTGAAATTCGCCAAGCGCCCTGTCCTCGTACGTAATTCGCCCGGCGTTTGTGGACCACGCAGTAACATACAACAGATGATCGCGCGCTCTTGTTCTGTAAATTGCAGATCACCAAATTCAGTATTGCAGAAGCGATGCTGGTACTTATTAACACGACTATTAAAACTACTTTCGTCACTCACCATGCGGCGAGCAATCAAGCCATCAACGGCATCTAATACTTCTGACTCAGACAACGACAGAACAGGCTCACGATTGCTTTTCTGATTACAAGCAGTGGTCAGACTGTTCAACGTAAGTGGGTAATGATCGGGAGTCGTCACTTCTTTTTCGATCAAGCAACCAATGATTCTCGCTTCAATTGGGGAAAGTACTGTGTTCATCGTTATTCCTTTTTATTATTTTGGTGATTCCGTCTCAGCACTAAACAATGCATTCACCTAGGACTAGTGCTCAGACAAAATTGGTACTCGTTTCTTTCTACCCTGTTCATCAATCATTATGATCTTAGAACGGTTTAGCTCTATTTCCACGACTTCCAAATAAGTACGCTCTTTTACATACGCATCACGAAGCTTGTTTTGCTCTGCTGAAGGTTCAGTCGCTTTATCACCTGAATCTTCGGTTTCCAATTGTTGTTGATTCATTTCACATTTCGTATCAATGCAGTATCTACATGGGATACTAACTTGAACGGCGAGATAAAAACAATCACACATCGGTGAGAGTGACGAATAATTAAACAACCTTACTTTTGCTTTGATCTAAAGACTGTTACATCATCAATTGATGTGCTTTAATCAGAACCAGATAACGTATTTGACGAATAGGAAAAGGAATCTATGAGCAGCGTATTTGAAATTGTTAACCAAGCACGACGTAAGAACAAACTTAAGCGTGAACTGCTAGACAACGAAAAGAAAGTTCGTGACAACCGTAAGCGTGTCGACCTTCTTGATAACCTACTTGATTACATCAAGCCAGAGATGACTCACGATGAGATTCTAGGCATCATCAAAAACATGAAAGCTGACTACGAAGATCGTGTTGATGACCACATCATCAAGAGCGCAGAGATTTCTAAAGCTCGTCGCGACATCAGCCGTCGTATCCGTGAGCTGACAGAAGAAGACAAGCAAATCCAAGGTAAGAAGTAATCTTACAAAGTTGGATGACTTGTTTAGTAACCCACTCTTTGTAGTGGGTTTTTTTGTACCTAAATTCCAGTGTCTATACTTAAGCCTACGTATTTAATGATTCAAATATCATTATCAAGGTCAACGTAAGAAATGGAGTCAACTTATGTACTCAACCATTCTGATTACCTTAGCGCTGTCATCAACTCAACCCTATCCACAAGAGTTTGAAAGGCTTTATACCGAAAATACCGAAATCACTTATGACGATCTCGTGGTCGACGTTCATGGCTACAAGGTTCCGACTCGTTCGGCATTTCGAGGCTGGATGCTACTTAATCACGCTGAAGACAAAGTAAGAGAGATTGGACAGCAGCTCAAAGATGCTGGAATCACCCAAAGCATGCCTTTGCATCTGGTGCTATTACAAGGAACAGACTGGGCGATGAGCAACACCACCTTGTTTACTCTTCCTGATAAGAAGAACGTGCCGAATATGATCAACACCTTGAAATACATTCAACAATACATTGAGCCTGAAATCGGTGTGGTGATTCCTGTATCTGGTGAAAGAACTCAGCTTTATAACCAACAAGCTGGCGGTGCACTACGAAGTAAACACTTAGAATTCTGCGCCTTGGACCTAGTCCCAGCGAATGACCTTACTCGAGAACAACTACACGTAAAACTCAAAAAAATTCATGCTGAGTTTGGGCAGAAAAATAACGTTGGTCTGGGTTTGTATTCTGGTGTTCGTTTCCATATTGATACTTGTGGCTTTAGACAATGGTAAAAACACACTTAAAAGTCAAAAAGACATATAAATTGCAAGTGTCTTTTTGACTACAAAAGAGCAACGCCTAAAGTTAAAACACTGATAATCAAGAGTTTTAAATCTTGGAACACTAATTGCTACTAGTTAAATATCAAAACAACTATTAGTAACTAGGAATTCAATATGAAGACGATGACTCAACGCTTTCAAACTCTACTTTCTGTATCTAACTTCAGCCTAGCAATCACCACGTTGCTTATGCTACTCAGCATAATTATCGCTTACCCAATGGCGGACCATTTCTCATTACCGATTCAGATCGTTGCGCATATCAGCACTATCATTGTGGCGGCTTTCGTCAAAATCAGTTATGTCGGTCGATGCCTTGCGCAATACAACCTTGGAATGGAAGTGCGTTAAATATCGGTAGATTCGTTCTAAAACTCAAAGCAAAAAAGCTCAACGACTTGTTGAGCCTCGAGTGAGATATCCATTAAACAATATCAAGACTGCTAAACAGATCATAGAGTTGGTGAGATTTATAAGGTTTAGGTAAATAAGCATTCATGCCCGCATCAAAACAATCTTTGATGTCTTCTTCTAACACACTTGCAGTTAAAGCAATAATGGGTAGTGGTGTCGCTTGTTGTTCAAGCTCCCACTGCCGGATTGCTCTGGTCGCTGTTATCCCATCCATGACTGGCATCATGCAATCCATCAACACGGCATCAAATTGCGCGCCCTGAGTGATAACATCAACCGCCTCTTGCCCATTACTAGTAATTAGATATTCATAACCAGCTTGTTCAAGAAAGAAGCTCGCTATCTTCTGATTCATCAAGTTATCTTCGACAATCAAGATACGTCGATTCAGAGGACGCACTTCTTCTTTTTCTGATTTGGCTTCAGGTACTGGCTCTTCATTCGCATCAAGTGACAATAGACTATTCAAGAAACGCCGTCCCAAGAATGGTAGTGTATGAGTTGAATGAACAGACTCTGTAATCAGATTAGTTTTGAATAAGTGGTGCTGACAAACAATCACGCGGTCTAACGGGTACTGTTCTTTCAACGCAGCTAAATCACTCTGCAGTGAGTGATGTAAGGTATGGCAATACAGAACAAAGTCGCTCTCTTTGATCTCTTCGTCTAGCGACGATATCGACCCCACCACCTTAGGTTTTATATTGAGGCGCTCACACTCTTTGGCTAATTGGTCGAGATAGTTAAAAGAGTTGGAAATGATCGTTGCACGATTTAAATTTTCGAAGCTTTGAACTTGCGTCTCTACCACATCGACATACAGACAAAACGTAAAGGTAGAGCCTTCACCTTTTACTGAACGGGCAGTGATGTATCCACCCATTAAATCAACAAGCTGCCGACAGATTGCTAACCCAAGCCCTGTGCCACCAAACTGACGCGTGATATTGCCATCCTCTTGAGTAAAGGGCTCAAATATGGACTCTAGTTTCTCTGGTTCAATACCAATGCCTGTATCCGAAACATTGCACTCGAGTTTACCTCTACCCATCGACATTGGCGTATAGGCGATGTCCGTTGTGATGGTACCGTTAGAGGTGAACTTGATGGCATTCGACAATAAGTTCGTCAGCACCTGCCTAACACGATACTCATCGAAGAATAGTTGCGGTGGTGTTTGAGAATCAATGTTCACATCGAGCTCAATGTCTTTACTGATCGCCTTAGATAAAATCACGCTCACAGAGTCATAGACGGCTTCACGTAAGTCAGCATTGTGTGGAGAGAGCATAAGGTTACCCAACTCAATCTTAGACAAGTCGAGAATGTCATTCAGTAGCACCAGTAATGAGTGCGACGATGACTCAATATCCCCAAGCACCTCTTGTTGGTTAGGGCTTAGCTTACTCTGCGATAAAATCTCCGCCATACCAATGATCCCATTTAAGGGAGTTCGGATCTCATGAGACATATTGGCGAGGAATGCACTTTTCGCTTTATTAGCTGATACGGCATCTTCTTTGGCTTCAATAAGCTCTTGATTACGTAGGTAGTTACGTTCCATCACCCTATTTAAGGTTTCAGTAAACTCTGCTAGCTCATCATTGCCCTCAATTTTTATGGTGTTCGGCTTACCATCGTTATCAGCGCACTCCGAAACGCCCTTCAAGATCATTGATAGATTTCTGTTCAAGCGTATAGAGATCATGGCTCCCAACCACAACAACACTCCCGAAACAGCAAGGATCAAGAACGAGATCACTAAAGTTTGTCTTTTCTGCAATGCAATATTGTTTGTTAAATCAAACTGCAATTGCTTGGTGTAAGCACTGATCGCTTGAGAAATGGCTCGCTTTTTGACCTCTAGACTTTTTAGGTGCTCATATACTTCGGGCAATGAAAGTTCTCCTTCGAGAATTCGTGTTGCAAACTTGCCCTGAAACTCATCTTGAGAAACTGTATTAAGAAGTTGCCTAATACTTGGAGAGCTCGTATCCGATTGGAAAAAGGTCTCTAATAACTGCTGCTGTCGATCTAACGCACTAATGTAACTCAGAAGATATTGATTTTTTTGTTCAGGCGAGCGGTACAAGCTGTAGCTCAACCATGCTTCTCGCTGGCTCCAAAACACGTAGTTAGTGAGGTGGACGAACATCGCATCAGCTTGACTAATATCTTCATCCAATAAAGCCACCCGATATTCGGATAACTGAAGCAACACGCCTTTTAATAGTCCGAAAGCCTTATCTATTAACGCCTGATTGCCAGAACCTGGCGTCACATTAGTCAGGCTCATTATCACATTCTTCAGTTCGGTCAGCAGAGGCTCAATATTCAGGTTTTCATCAGACTGCTTTAGTCGAGCCCCGTACTGAGAAAGCCTATCCAATTCTGATTGCAGGGTTAAAAGCAACTGGCCTTTCTCAGAGGAGTCATTAGACAGAACTAACCATCGATGGGCATTTCTTGAAACCGTGTTAAAAGATTGAAGAGCTTCAACCTTAACTCGTGTAGTTTCAAGATTATTCATCTTCGTGTCGTTCTTGAACACTTGGTTTACTGTAAACCCAAACATGATGATTACAGACACAGTGGTAAGAAGAATTAGACGCCATCTAATTGACATGTTTATCATTTTTATAACTACTCCCTTCCCGAAAGTAATTTAACCTAGCCCAAGTAAAGAATAGGACATTAACAGCGGTTATTGATCAAATTGGATATGAACAAACGATACTCTGAGTCCAGAAAGGCAAATAATGTGCAGTGTACAAAGCAAACGTTGGTATCAGGATAGCAAATCAATGAAACGTTTCATTTCCGAGAGAGAGTTATTATCGCTCACATAACAAGTAAAGAAGTCACATTGATAAGGCAGAAAGGCAGCAAGTCACGGTGCTAGGTACGAACAAATTCCCAAATTAAGGTTAAATTTGTGAGATCCAAACGTTTGCGCCCTGCATTTTTTTCACGCAACGATGGCTTATTTGAAGGTTAAACAACAAAACAGACTGATTAGCTTGTTTGTTGTTTACCATTTACGTGTAACTTGTATTGATGATCACAGTTTTACTGATCACTATGACTTTCATTACATATCATATTTTGATTTGAGTATTTTTTGTCGGAAATTAAGTGCTACAGATTGTTAAAGTCAATAGCCTTTACCTACGCATAAAACTTGATTAATGGCTAATATCACACCAACTTACAGATAATTTATCTGCATTTATTTTTCCTAGCAGAATAACCAGTCGTACCTTACAATCCTGCCACATAAAAATTACAAGTTACACACAACGCATATCAAGCACATTTAAGTGGCACAAAAGACCACCGCTTGATAGCTCAACCCCCTATGCTGATTGGCTTCCCTACAACCGCCATGACTGCAGAACTTAACGTGAAAGGTCCCGAGTAAAGATGAGTCCCGAAAAGCACCTCCTAGACTGGCAAACTAGTCAAACTATTGCTGAATCCATCGCTCCAACTTTAGGTCAGTTATACCGCCAAAAAGGCGTAGAAGTTATCCTCTTCGGTAAGACCTTAGTCAACGCAACAACGATCGACATCATCAAAGCTCACCGCATCGCAAAACGCTACACAGGCTCACCGCTAACCGCAGAACAAACTCAACCAATTGTCCAACACCTACTATCAATGCGCTTGTCTCCTTGCCGCGTGGATGTTGGTCGTCTAGCAGCTCAGTACTGGGAAAACCACGAAGATCTCAGCGCGATGGATGATTTCCTTCAAACGGCTCTAATGGGTTCATTAGAAGGCGAAGCGATGACCACACCTCGCGACGTTGTGTTATACGGTTTTGGTCGTATCGGTCGTCTACTAACTCGTATTCTTGTAGAGAAAAGCGGTCCAGGTTACCCACTTCGTTTACGTGCAATTGTGGTTCGTGGTGGTAAAGACGGTGATTTAGAAAAACGTGCAAGCCTACTACGTCGTGACTCAGTTCATGGCCAATTCAACGGCAGCATCGTTGTAGATCAAGAGCGCAAAGCGATCATCGTTAACGGTAATTTCATCCAAGTTATCTACGCAAATAAACCAGAAGACGTGGATTACACGGCTTACGGCATCGACAACGCACTGGTTGTTGATAACACAGGTGTGTGGCGCGACGCAGAAGGCCTAAGCCAACACGTAGCGTGTAACGGTGCAAGCAAAGTGCTGCTTACTGCACCTGGCAAAGGTGACATCAAAAACGTTGTGTTTGGTGTAAATGAAGATGTGATTCAACCTGAAGACACCATCATTTCTGCGGCAAGCTGTACAACGAACGCGATTACACCAGTGTTGAAAGCAGTTCACGACAAGTTTGGTGTTCTATCTGGGCACATCGAAACAGTTCACTCATTCACCAATGACCAAAACCTGATTGATAACTTCCACTCAGGTGATCGTCGTGGTCGTGCTGCTTCATTGAACATGGTACTGACATCAACTGGTGCTGCAAAAGCAGTATCAAAAGCAATGCCAGAGATGGAAGGTAAGCTAACAGGTAATGCGATTCGTGTCCCTACGCCGAATGTTTCAATGGCAGTAGCAAACCTAAATCTTGAGAAAGGTACCAACAAAGACGAGCTAAACGCGTACCTACGTGAAATGGCGCTGTCTTCTGCCCTATCCGCTCAAATTGATTACACCGATTCAACTGAGATTGTATCTACTGACTTGGTTGGCTCTCGCCATCCTGGCGTCGTTGACGGTGTTGCAACTATCGCGCAAGACAACCGCGCTGTTCTTTACATCTGGTACGACAACGAGTTTGGCTACAGCTGCCAAGTTGTTCACTGTATGGAACAGATGATGGGTGTTCGCTACAAGACTTACCCAGCGGTTTAATATCTCTGAGTAAAACAAGCTCCACAACATAATAACTATATCTGCGAAGCCTGTTTCAGGCTTCGCAACCCCTTTTGTTTTACTCCCCCGTATAAACAGAAGGGTTGCCACTTAGATCTGCTATCTCTAACGGATCTGAGTGGCCTTTTTATATCAGAAGTTCTGATACACATCTCTTCTAAAGCTCTACCTCAACATCCGACTGAATCGAGCTTGAACATGCCAGTACATAACCTTGCTCTACCTCCTCTGTTGTCAGAGTTTCTTGGCTGCTTGATTCCACCGAACCTTTGGTCACTTTGCATTTGCAAGAGCCACAAATACCGCTGCGACACGCGATAATAATTGGCACACCCGCTTGCTCTAGTGAATCAACAAGTGGCGTACCCGCTTCTGCTTCCACTTCTTTGCCAAACGTTGGGATAAATACTTTGACTGCACTGTTCACATTGTCAGCAACTTCAGTTTCAGGCTCTTCTGAATGAGCGTTCTGAGTAGCCGGTGTAAAGCTTTCCTGATAGAAGTTATCCATGTTGAACTCAAGTTCTTTTAGATAGCTTTCTATGTCGTGCATGAAACCAACTGGGCCACACAGATAGACGGTGCGATCTAAAATGTCAGGGCTTAGACTGACCAGCCAATTCTTATCCAA from Vibrio chagasii includes the following:
- a CDS encoding autoinducer 2-binding periplasmic protein LuxP, whose product is MKRLLMLFGLAVFSASALSHGTHVLNGYWEYQDYLSNFPEQKALTDKMVQAVQNHPVPLKRVQDEPITISVVYPGQQISDYWVRNIQAFEKRLDKLRINYQINQVFTRVNADLAQQSISLQEAIENKTDYLIFTLDTTRHRKFIEHVLSSTDTKLILQNITTPVRAWADRQPFMYVGFDHATGSLKLANYFKEVSKPNSKYSVLYRSEGYISDARGDTFIHDVNSDTNFDLKSSFYTRSDKESGYRAAKISIENDKDLDFIYACATDVALGAVDAIRESGRDILVNGWGGGSAELEAIERGELDVTVMRMNDDTGIAMAEAIKWDLAGEAVPTVYSGDFEIVTKEDSPERISELKQRAFRYSGQ
- a CDS encoding GIY-YIG nuclease family protein: MSESENKADWVVYLIRNRHNALYCGVTNNLQRRFEQHQTGKGAKALKGKGPLKLVWSMETQSKSEALKTEYAIKQLPKLRKEKLVSLKLIIEWQDDNIQYIEVS
- a CDS encoding YceH family protein; protein product: MNTVLSPIEARIIGCLIEKEVTTPDHYPLTLNSLTTACNQKSNREPVLSLSESEVLDAVDGLIARRMVSDESSFNSRVNKYQHRFCNTEFGDLQFTEQERAIICCMLLRGPQTPGELRTRTGRLANFTDVKEVEATLEKLATREAGALVVKLPREAGKRESRYQHLLSGEVDVEAFATASAGVAAPSASSEKLQELESEVASLRAEVAELKALVESLL
- a CDS encoding DUF496 family protein; translated protein: MSSVFEIVNQARRKNKLKRELLDNEKKVRDNRKRVDLLDNLLDYIKPEMTHDEILGIIKNMKADYEDRVDDHIIKSAEISKARRDISRRIRELTEEDKQIQGKK
- a CDS encoding D-Ala-D-Ala carboxypeptidase family metallohydrolase, with protein sequence MYSTILITLALSSTQPYPQEFERLYTENTEITYDDLVVDVHGYKVPTRSAFRGWMLLNHAEDKVREIGQQLKDAGITQSMPLHLVLLQGTDWAMSNTTLFTLPDKKNVPNMINTLKYIQQYIEPEIGVVIPVSGERTQLYNQQAGGALRSKHLEFCALDLVPANDLTREQLHVKLKKIHAEFGQKNNVGLGLYSGVRFHIDTCGFRQW
- a CDS encoding SMP domain-containing protein; this translates as MKTMTQRFQTLLSVSNFSLAITTLLMLLSIIIAYPMADHFSLPIQIVAHISTIIVAAFVKISYVGRCLAQYNLGMEVR
- a CDS encoding ATP-binding protein; the protein is MFGFTVNQVFKNDTKMNNLETTRVKVEALQSFNTVSRNAHRWLVLSNDSSEKGQLLLTLQSELDRLSQYGARLKQSDENLNIEPLLTELKNVIMSLTNVTPGSGNQALIDKAFGLLKGVLLQLSEYRVALLDEDISQADAMFVHLTNYVFWSQREAWLSYSLYRSPEQKNQYLLSYISALDRQQQLLETFFQSDTSSPSIRQLLNTVSQDEFQGKFATRILEGELSLPEVYEHLKSLEVKKRAISQAISAYTKQLQFDLTNNIALQKRQTLVISFLILAVSGVLLWLGAMISIRLNRNLSMILKGVSECADNDGKPNTIKIEGNDELAEFTETLNRVMERNYLRNQELIEAKEDAVSANKAKSAFLANMSHEIRTPLNGIIGMAEILSQSKLSPNQQEVLGDIESSSHSLLVLLNDILDLSKIELGNLMLSPHNADLREAVYDSVSVILSKAISKDIELDVNIDSQTPPQLFFDEYRVRQVLTNLLSNAIKFTSNGTITTDIAYTPMSMGRGKLECNVSDTGIGIEPEKLESIFEPFTQEDGNITRQFGGTGLGLAICRQLVDLMGGYITARSVKGEGSTFTFCLYVDVVETQVQSFENLNRATIISNSFNYLDQLAKECERLNIKPKVVGSISSLDEEIKESDFVLYCHTLHHSLQSDLAALKEQYPLDRVIVCQHHLFKTNLITESVHSTHTLPFLGRRFLNSLLSLDANEEPVPEAKSEKEEVRPLNRRILIVEDNLMNQKIASFFLEQAGYEYLITSNGQEAVDVITQGAQFDAVLMDCMMPVMDGITATRAIRQWELEQQATPLPIIALTASVLEEDIKDCFDAGMNAYLPKPYKSHQLYDLFSSLDIV
- a CDS encoding glyceraldehyde-3-phosphate dehydrogenase, with the protein product MSPEKHLLDWQTSQTIAESIAPTLGQLYRQKGVEVILFGKTLVNATTIDIIKAHRIAKRYTGSPLTAEQTQPIVQHLLSMRLSPCRVDVGRLAAQYWENHEDLSAMDDFLQTALMGSLEGEAMTTPRDVVLYGFGRIGRLLTRILVEKSGPGYPLRLRAIVVRGGKDGDLEKRASLLRRDSVHGQFNGSIVVDQERKAIIVNGNFIQVIYANKPEDVDYTAYGIDNALVVDNTGVWRDAEGLSQHVACNGASKVLLTAPGKGDIKNVVFGVNEDVIQPEDTIISAASCTTNAITPVLKAVHDKFGVLSGHIETVHSFTNDQNLIDNFHSGDRRGRAASLNMVLTSTGAAKAVSKAMPEMEGKLTGNAIRVPTPNVSMAVANLNLEKGTNKDELNAYLREMALSSALSAQIDYTDSTEIVSTDLVGSRHPGVVDGVATIAQDNRAVLYIWYDNEFGYSCQVVHCMEQMMGVRYKTYPAV